In Silurus meridionalis isolate SWU-2019-XX chromosome 7, ASM1480568v1, whole genome shotgun sequence, the genomic stretch CAAAGTATGCATTTaaagaaaatgctaaaaaaaaaacaaccataaaaaaaagaaataataataataataataataacaataaagtaaATCATTATGTCCTTAATGTCCTATTGCCATTAGCCTGGATGTTGATTAGCCACTATTAGCCTGGATGTTGATTAGCCACTATGGACatttaagaagaaaaacaaaacaaaacaaaaaaccctgatTGCTGCCTAAGGAGTATTAatacaagttaaaaaaataaattaaatatttgatttaacTCAAATATCCAAATACTGTGATCCGATTAGTGTGAGGCAATAAGTGTATCTGTCTGATATTTGTGGTTATGTCTCCATCATGTGGAAGTTTCTTACTGCAAAATCTTGTAGCATGTTAGTGTTGTTTCTagtgttgtttgtttggttgtctCACACCGCAGCTACAACCTAACCAGAGATGTGAAGTCTCTTTCTATCGTGCAATGACAACGACCCCAGACATAAAGCCATTGCCATGAAAAACTATCTTCAGCAAATTGGAACAAATTGGTGGATTAGACCTCACAAAGTCTCccatttatgttttattcttgATGCATTAAACTGTCCAAATGACAGTTAATATCAAAAAGTGGTGGTTGATCTCAAAGTAATAATTTATGCACAAAATGATTTAGAAATGcacggaaaaaaaaacaattaggaCACATATTTGATTAGACCTACATTTGATCTAAATATCATCTATAATTAAATTAACAGTTCATCTTAAAGTCAAATAAGCATGTATTTACATACAGTGAATTTGTTTATATGTTGTGATGATGGGCCTCCACCTCAGGTGCCAAAATGGGCAAGCGCGCCGAACTCAACCATAAGCAGAGTGCGGAAGGACGGCAGCCCAGTGCAGCAAACAAGGAGGTGTGCCACTATTCCAATTTCTTTTACCTCACATTCTGGTTCCcaataaaaacactttaaacCTGACCTAACTCTCCTGTGTCTGTGTTAAACCCTGACGCGACGGCAAGTTGCCACAATGTTCactatatgtttaaaaatatgtgGACATCTAAACAAATTCACTGATTGTAATACATGCTTATTTTACTATCAAATAAACTGATAGTGGaataagattttaaaaaattacaataaggAGATTTTGCAAATGCCTTTATCGAAGATggcttacaattattttatttatacaactgagcacttAAGTGTTAAAGGACTTGCTCACGGGCAAtttggtggtactgggatttaaactcctgaccatccaatcagaagttcaacatcttTAACCCAGAGCTACCTTGTCTTTGTGTTCTTTAGCATAAAGGTTTTCTAGTGTGACAACACAGTTTGACAAACCCCTGTGTATAcaatgagctccatgaagacatgattTTCCAATATAGTTATAGTGATAGTTATGTGTCTACATACCTTTAACCATATGGTGCATTTTATTAGTGTCACCTGATTAGACATTTCACTGATCTGATTAAAACAATCATAATTATCAATATACATTATATCTTGgttttaatatgaaaatatacagttaCATTTGCATCTCtctaaacaattttttaaatacataaaaatgtaaaattctaaATAGTAAAAGGCATAAAAGACAGTATTTTTGACAGCATTTATCTTTCAATATGTACATCATTAATGGAATGTGCAGCAGGTAGAGTTGGCACCTCACAGCTCCTTCTGCTCTTGTAGGATTCCTATGGGATTAATGGTTTCCTCTCACACTCATACAAACCCTCTAAAAAACACACTTGTAGGTGGTTTAGAGACTCTAAATTATAATCCTTGCCTCCTATTGGTTGTAAGAGTGTATGATATGGACATATGTTTTCCAATGGATTGGTTGTCTCATCCAGTGTGTATTGTTGTACCACCACCTAGTTTGCGGTCTAAGTGTTATTTCCTCACACAGTGAATGTCCTGTTACAATTAAGTCAGTAGTTTTAAaaactatatacagtaaaaaaaaggttttcccaTACCACTACAATTCATATCTTTTTGTAATTGCCATTCAGAAACAACATCATGTTGATATCATCCAGCTCCAAGCATTTCCTTCTGTTGGAAATGATTTGTGATTGGTCCTTCATCTGCTCCACTGGAATAACAGTGGAGATCACACTAAGGTACTTGTGTGCAACCATTGCCAAGTTCTTAGACTTTTTTTTGGCTGCCCAGTACTGAAGTGgattctcctctccttcttctaaAGCATATTGCAGAACTAAATCTTCGCTACTCGTTGCTCCACTTGGATGTTTGGACATTTCGTCTTTGATCTTTGTTTGGACTTTTTCTCCTTCATCATCAATCAGGATACTGCTTTTAAATCTTGGATCCAGTGCTGTGCTTAAAGTGAACCACGCATTCTGTCGAATGCTTCCAAAGTGATGATTACATATGTCACTGATCCTCAATGCAACCTTGTTATCTTGTCGTATTAGCCCTCTCAGACTTGACTGCAGCTTGTCAATAATAGGTATGATGTTGGAAACCGAAACATATCCGCATGTCCCAATTGTCCATATGACATCTTTGACAACTGTGAGTACCTTCACCATGTTTTCCAGCaacttcctttctttttcattgaGCCAAAGATTACTTGTAGGACTGTAATTGGAGACTTGAGAAATGCTCGGCCATTGTTCCCAGATCTTTTTCACCATGTTTAGTGTGGAAAGCCAGTCAAGACAATCAGACTGGGCCAACCGGTGACCCCATGATGCTTCATGCTCATGGTGAAAAAACTGAACGATGCGACGGCACTTTTTCGGCAGATATCTCCAATCAGGGTTTGTAAAGACCTCTTGGATAACTTTGTTGAGGGTGTGACTGAAGCAAGGTATGTATGTCCAGTTTGAATTTTGATTAACTTTTTTCATTCCAAGATTGACAATCACCACCTGAATTTTTTCCCTGATCTCCCACTCTGCTGAAATTCTCAAAAGttgaatatgaatattttctGCAGTGTCTTCGCCCAGAAGCTGTGCCGTGTCTAGTGTATAGGATTTCATTTCCCACTTTTCATCAATGAAGTGACATTTTACTGTCAAATATGACTCTACTTTGTTTGAGATCCACACTTCAGCAGAGAGCACTGGGTCTTTGGCATTAATTACTGCTTTcttcactcttttctttgtGAAATCATACACCTTCACAAGTTCGTTTCGAATTGCAGAGGCACTTAGTGCAGCATCTATGCTTGGGTGTAAAGCACTAATAAAACTGTGGaatcctttttcttttacaagaCTTGGTGTCTGTAGATCCATAACAATCATCTCCAGGACGTGTGTTTTCAAATCAAAATTGTGTcctacagaaacaaaaaaagcaaattgtacaagagagaaagagaaatacatTACAGCTCATGGAAATTCTTTTAATGCATAcaccagcttgttaggaagccgGGGCCAGAGCACAAggtcagccattatacagcACCCTAAAAGCCAAGGGGGTTAATAGTGTCACCCAATGGCCCAACAGCGGCAGCTTGGCAATGCAAGGCTTGAACCTACGGACCTTCCAATCAATAACACAGAGCCCATTTTATAATATCATAcattgtaaatgtgtttaattagtACCATTTTTATCCCCATATTCTCAAATTTcattttactctttatttttaattcctgaatatttaaaatggtcaaattagcctaatgtaacattttaacaaatatcCATTATAtattatgagaaagaaaaaatcttcAGTTGGACACTCAAGTAAACCTCATCTATTGTCTTTCACTGAAACTAAACTCAAGCACTGGCCAAGTTTAAAACACACAGCGATAAAACAAAGATGGAGTTTAAAAGgaccttttatttattagtgaCTTATAAACAACcttatggtcatgtgacctccTACTGATAAACAACTAGTTATTTATCCACGAGATCTAAATAAGGATCTCAAAACAAGCTGTTTAAGATCAAGACATCTTCTTATTAAATATCAGCCTATAAGCTCCTTTAATTTTTCGATTGTTAAATTGCCTCTGTTGTTTGGATCATATTGCAATTAACAGACGagaacaataatatttttttttcctcagtctaTAGATTTTTTATTCTGCTTACAGGCAAGTTTATATGAAAATGCTACTTTATCTTGGCATTTACACTCCAACAAATCTGCAAAAACATTTAAGACATGAaactatgaataaaaacaaacactttattCTCAGCATTAATTTCCATGCGACCATTGAAATATCATAACCAAAATGTGCCTGTATGACTTACGAGTATTTACCTTTAAACTCTGGCTTTTTCAGCTGGATgtcttttactctttttttgtCTCCTGAACCAGGATATTGAGGACCCCTGATGACCCCAGTGTCTGGCCTGTATGGCAGGTGGTGCTGTTCTGTTTTTCTCCAAACAGAATGATGGAATTGTCTGCTGGAGATTTCAGTTTCTGTTTAAAAGAATGTCCACACAAGagttacaaaatatataaatttacatGGGCACAAGGCCAATTATTTTGTACcatataatatgtaaaaaagacaataattatattatattaaaaatatttttatattactatATCGACACAAAACATTACGCATACAGTGCACACAGAAAGTATTTCGACCCCTAAATTTATGTTGAACTTTTTAAACCACATACTAAATTATAATATCTAATTTACATATGCAAACATTTATCtaaattatatttcaaatgtatGTACATGTTGACTAGAGTCCACCTGTGACACACACCTATTTATACAAGGTCTATCAgctaaaaatgcattttagagCAAGATCCTCTCCATGAGAGCAATTGAAATGGACAAACGCAGAACTTGACAAACCTTTTctatacacacaattatatttttattgccaATTGaagcattatttaaaaacacaacaaaacaaaaaaacaagaaagataaCAGGTTTCAGCAGGTTGATCCTAGTTGTCTTTCGAAGATGATGTGTTACCTGCTTTGGTGAAGGTCTGGTTTTTGTACACACGTTTCATGTAAGGATGAATCTGTCCCTTTTGGAAATGATTCATATTTGTTGCtgctgaaaaataaacagtgtaattattttttaaatacgaTAAGAACAAATGATTATCTTATAGATTTATGTCACATATTTAAAGAGTGAATTTGACACTAATAGAAATTGGCTACACTGTTCAATCCCACTGATTTTTTCCCTCTCATTTATCTGCAAATTTCCtaaagaaaactataaacaGTGAAAACTCACCAAAACGAACTCTCCTTTTGTCCATGATCCACAAAACGTCTTGTaccttttattctttaaaagtCTTGTTGTTTGTACTCGAAAAAATACGCCTGTGTCCCTTCCTATGTCACAGTTAGAAATGATTTCTATGAGCATATGTTTGTTTGGAATACTGGTTACTGCAGCTCGGATTGGAGTGGGTGTGCAGCTCAAGTTTCACTTTCGTTTTTGATGAAACTAAAGTTAAACCTCCACACAGGGCGTGTACTTTATTGgaatctatttaaatattttcttaaagAAACAGCACGACACATTGCTTATAATACATTCAAAAAAGAATATGCAATAGtcaaaatagatataaataaatataaacactctTTATTCTGCcaaaaactttttattaatttctctcAAACTTATAATTGTAAAATCCTAACAATTTCAGTAGTGGGCTCAAATGCATAGTGTGGCATAGTACTTGCAAAGCACTGTTAAATGACATGTTAATGAATTTACTATTTGTGAGGGactctttttacttttatttccaCCCTCTACCTAGGTATGCATGCCCATATTAGATACCTTAGCAAACATAAACTCGCTTGTCCCCTTCAAAAATGCCACGTTGTCCATGCTTCAGGTGAGCACTCTTTGGAAAGTGCCTGAGACTACGCCTTAGGCAGTCTTTTTCAAAAAGTAACAcgttactgtaacgcagttacttttgacagtaactaatactgtaacgcgttactttttaaaataaagtaaaaacgttaccgtatggtgcgttgtccgttacttttttaaatgaattcatttttgctaaagtgtagcctacagtctaacctgcttacagcagagacgcattgtaggattggtggatgaaccactgtaaacacgaagaagactcCTTGTTGGcatgtttccatttattaaagtatgtgcagcagtaatggcgagtaaggcgagagcaagacgagtttctcaaagtgaaaatatgctcattatttctctTTAGTTGAGCATGAAGACGAAAaccttttagtcaaatgtaagctgtgtctttctggttcgaagcttgAATCTACTGTGATAAACatcaactccaatctgtcgaagaaccttcagaaactccatgcttcgacgaagctagaagctaatcTGGTGTCTGTGGACACACTCGAAGTTAAAcagcttttatatttttttattttgttttttttaatgcatatcATTTATGTCAATAATAGCAGTTTTTGGTGCTGAGTTTCACCAAAATGATTCTGAATAATTCAGGTtgctttaatttattaatttcaaaatgttttgtgttatgttgtacattgttgatagttttcatacttaagctgtgaaaggaacattttaaagggctcaacacaacagcttttatgatgcatattattcagcttgttttgtcatttatttcagaaatccttgatatatttgatttgtgctggtctgacttaaataaaatagtgtttaaaaattacttaaaaaaaaaaaaatcagttttgtgtttgtatagaccataatgcataaaagggcatcgatgggaacattaaagaacattCTTTAAACGTtcaactaaaaagttacttttaacagtaacgcattactttttggtgtaagtaatcaacaaagtaattgagttttAAGAGAGAGTCAAgtgtcaagaagcttttattgtcatttcaaccatatatcgctaatgcagtacacagtgaaatgaaacaacgttcctcctgaacccaggtgctacataaaacaacataaaacaacagtcacagaacagaagaacacagggccaggaactaagatcctcgccacataaagtgcatgtgtgcaactggtgcaaacagtgcaaaagacaacacgaGACAGttcaggacaatacacaatacacaaaatataaaaataaaaacagcgatagctccgccagtaaaacctgtcgtgacagaataaggtgcacagtagcagaaaaatgtaaacagaaaatgtaatcagaattgtgcaattctacaatagcagaaaaatgtaaacagaatcgtgcaattcaacaatagcagcaatcaaaattaactgaacagtgaccaaaggatttggacaaaatattgtgcaaaaagagcaagtcccggaagatcagcaacaaatggcatgtaaacattttgcgataATGAAAGGTGTGAATGGTActgaaacctgggtgtgcgaagtgtatgatgtgtgttgagtctggttgtgcagatcagtcacacagttgtgtgtaagtgtgtgtgtgtgtgtgtgtgtgtgtgtgtgtgtgtgtgtgtgtgtgtgtgagagagttcagttcagatgtttgttgaggagcctgatggcttgcgggaaaaaactgttgcacagtcttgatgtgacggcccgaatgcttcagaaccgttttcctgatggtaggtttgcggatgcagcatgtggtgtaaatgtccatgatagaggggagagagactccgatgatcttctcagctgtcctcactatcctctgtagggtcttgcaatccgagacggtgcagttcccaaaccaggcagtgatgcagctgctcaagatgctctcaatggtccctctgtagaacatggtcaggatggggggagggagatgagctttcctcagccttctcaggaagcagagacgctgctgggctttcttggtgatggagctggtgttaagtgaccaggtgaggttatccaccagatgaacaccaagaaaTGTAGTGCTTTTGAcaatctccactgaggatccatcgatgatcagtggagaattgccgttctgtgctctcctgaagtccacaaccatctctttggttttgtcaacgttcagagacaggttgttggcgcCACACCAGGCTATTAAATGGTGCACCTCCTCTTTGTaagctgactcgtcgttcttgctgatgagacccaccacagtCGTGCcatcggcaaacttgatgatatgattcgagctgtgcgttggtgcacatttgtgagtcagcagagtaaacagcagtggactgagcacacagccctgaggggctccagtgctcagtgtggttgtgctggagatgctgttcccgatccgtactgactgaggtctctcagtcaggaaatccaggatccagttgcagagggaggtgttcaggcccagtaggctcagcttctcgatcaggtgctgaggaataattgtgttgaatgctgaactgaagtctatgaacagcatccttacataagggtccttgttatccagataggtgagggccaaatggagggttgtggagatggcatcgtccgtggagaggtttggacgatacgcaaactgcatgggatccagtgcgggtgggagctgggtctttatgtgcctcatgacgagcctctcgaagcacttcatcatgatgagTATGAGTGCAACCGGGCGATAATCATTTAGGCAGGAGACAGGAGACTTATTTCGCAACAGAAatgatggtcgtcgtcttgaggcacgtaggaacagtggcgctgctcagggagatgttgaagatgtcggtaaggacatccgctagctgttctgcacattccctgagcactctgccaggaatgttgtctggtccagcagacttccgtgggttaactctgtaAAGAGTTTTCCctacttcagctgtggttagacagagcacctggtcactgggaggagggatggtcttcctcgccaccacgttgttctgcacctcgaaccgggcgtagaagtcggcGGAGGGAGGCGTCACCATCACAAGCAGCTGGTGgtgtcttgtaattcgtgatcgcctggatgccctgccacatgcgccgggtgtctctgctgtcctggaagtagccatggattctcttggcgtgtgcacgcttcgcctctctgatggcacgggacagtttggcccttgctgtttttaaggctgtcttgtcccctgctctgaaggtagagtctcttgtttttagcagcacacgcaccttggcggtcatccatggcttctggtcggagcgtgtagtgatggtcttggagatagtcacgtcatcaatgcacttgccgatgtagctggtcactgttgacgtgtactcctccaagttgatgaaatcgccatttgttgcagcttccctgaacgtattccagtcagtgcattcaaaacagtcctggagagcagacatggatcctgctggccaggttctcacttgttttcgagctggtcttgaacgcctgctgagtggtctgtatgctgggatcaacataacagagatgtggtctgagtacccaaggtgcatttctgtcggcacgaaacGCGGCTAGCCCGTCCAGCTGGATGGCGGCATCCGGAATTCTGTCGCTTAGCCacgtctcagtaaacacaaaatgcagcagtgtctgtactcacgccgagtagtttgttggagtctgatgtagtctaatTTGTTGTCCAGGGAGCAGTACATATTTGCCAGCAGTAGTGATGGTAGAGCgagccggctagggttagcttttagcctagcattagCACCCGCTCGCTTTCAGCATTTCTGCTTCCTCACGCAGCGCTTCCGATTCCCCCTCCTCCGTCCGTCCGCCGCAGGCGATgccgaggtctggaggcctggttctcgGAGCACGCCGAGGTCGCATAGCTTCTGCCGCAGGTCATCAATAATGgtgttgtttgggttgtttcagtgttttgcggttgtacacagggacaccggttGCTCCGATGTTCATGTGTTGTGTAGGGCGGGCTACAAAATGAAgttagcaccattttgggtccggagcggccactgcgagctactgccgagCCGCTATCTTGGACATCAAATCcaaactttttgaatgaagtaacgaggactgtaactagttactatttctttttaactagcacaacactggtagTGACCCATGCCATTGCCAAGGTGGAAATCGACTGGCCGGACGATCAGCAGGAGGCTCATCTGCCTAGTAAGCTTGATGAGCTCTTCTTGCAACCCACGTTACTGCCTCCCCACCCGGGCTTGCCTTTCCTTCCAGACCTGCACATCGAGATGTCCAGGTCGTGGGCTAACTAGGTCTTATTCTTCCCACCTCCTCAGTCCTCGGGGTTTACTATATTGAAATATAGTTGGACTGAGAGAGTGTGGTTATGGGGCGATGCCCTGGGTTGAAGAGAACCACCTCTGTGCTGGTGGGCAAGGCCTATGCCTCATTGGGTCAAGTCGCAGGCTGTCCGCACACCGTGGCTGTGCTGCAGGCCTATCAGGCCAATCTGCTTGAGGAGCTAGATGTGGGAGATGTTTTGGGTGGTCAGCAAGTCTTTGAGCTCCACTGTGCTATGGACCTAGCCAAACACTATAAAAAGAGCTACCAAAGAGACCACTAAAGCCATCGGCTGGTCCATGGCCACCCTTGTCTCGACTGAGAGACACATTTGACTTACCCTGTCAGATCTTGCTGAAAGGGATAGGGCTGTGCTCCTGGACACCCCACTCGTGTGGATGTGTGGAGAGATCCTGGGTTCCTGACTCAGGGACTTGTGCTAGGAGTTCCTGGGCATCGCATAACGCTTACAACAGATGCGtccctcacagggtggggagCCGTCAGTAATGGCTGCTCTGCTCAAGGTCTCTGGGGGAGGCCCTATCAAatgtggcacatcaattgcaaGGAGATGCTGGTCATGCTTCAAGCTCTGAGGCATTTCCTCCCTGACCTCAGCAGCCACCATGTGCTGGTCCATACAGACAACACTTCGGTGGTTTTCATATATTAACCACCAGGTGGGTCTGCGAGCTCACCTCCTGTAAAAGCTGACACGTTAGATCCTTCTGTGGGCCCAagggaagctgctctccttGAAAGCAGCGTATATCTCAGGTCACTTAAACGAGGGACCAGCTGCCCCTTTGAGGCAAGGGCCAAGGCCCAGGGAATGGCAACTTCACCTGGATGTGGTGGAGCAAATCTGGTAACAATTTCATAGAGCTCAGGTGTTTGTGACTTAAGATATTGCACTGCCCCCTCTGGTTTTCCCTAACACCCCTAGCCCCTTTAGGGCTGGATGCAATGGTACAGGCATGGCTGAGgaccctgagggggcacagctaGTTACCCTAGCTGTGTCTGTCCACacagggattggtcagtctggcttGATTGGACtttcattcccaaagcgtttttgatgcagctcgagttcctgaagggcaACATCTCCACCTACATCTACTGTACGTATGTAACTATGGTTCTCTGAGCGAACGATATGCTGCATCTGTATGCCACACTGCCTTCCCTTTTCGGAAGCTAGCACTGGTTTTACTCCTTGTGCTTTTATGCTTCCTGCTCGTGACATCACCCTGCCAGTAATGCAGCACTTTCCACTGGATTGATTATACACAATCGATTtagaagcattcccaaagcgctTTTGACGCAGCATgtcgttccctctgggaaccatggttttctgttattattattattattatattattattgttagtgAATGAACgaatttatacaaataaaaaaaaaattaaatgggaTGGAAAACATAAATAGAATAGACTGAGATTTACTGTGTCTACTGTAGACTTATTGGGAAAGTAATAACACAAGTAGCTTCTCTACCAGATGACTTATTTACCCTTAGTTTGTAGTGGTAGTTCAGTGTACAAGATACTGGACTTCTGATTTTAAGGTCataatttcaaatcccagcaccaccaaacagCAACTGCTGGgccattgagcaaggcccttaaccctcaaaatACTCAGtatgtataactgagataacttgtaagttcaagtcaagttaaaaagcttttattgtcatttcaaccatatatatagctgacgcagtacaaaCAATGTTGCTCCAGAACCcttgtgctacataaaacatcatatacaacatagagctacagaacagaacacagagctaaggactacaGTGAGTGTTTTCACCACATAAATTGCAAACATCTGTTGCATATTctggatttaaaaatgtttgccactctctatataaaaaataaataaataaaattagacaATGTAAACTGAAACTGAAATTTCACTCATCTCATTTTACCCCATGTCATagagtatgttttatttttgtggtttGAAATTATATTTGAATGGGTTTATATGAATCATTTATGTGGGTAAGGTTGGACCAACCAGGACTCATCTAAGCCAAAGTGAGCAATCAGAAGAAGGGTCTTGATAAAAGTGGTGGCCAAGGACCTAATGGTCACTCTGATGGTTGAGCTCCAGAAATCTTATGTGGAAATTGTCGTTGAGTAGAGGAATGACCACAAGGGGGCGCCAGAGCAATGAAACATTTCTTGTAGTGTATTTTTAGCTCTATATAGATTGTCTTGTATTTGCTAAAATGACTTCTTCACAAGTACAGGTCTTTGTGGGTATTACAGACAAAACTCCTAACTGCAGCTACAAAGCTGAAAACACACAATGTccagaatgtctttgtatgctttGTAACTTCAAGATCTGCGTTTTCAAAATTGAGCACAGTGTAAATGAACTGTAATTCTGTATTTGTGCCAGAAATTCTTGCCTGAATttacccccc encodes the following:
- the si:ch211-152f22.4 gene encoding E3 SUMO-protein ligase ZBED1 isoform X2 — translated: MDKRRVRFATNMNHFQKGQIHPYMKRVYKNQTFTKAETEISSRQFHHSVWRKTEQHHLPYRPDTGVIRGPQYPGSGDKKRVKDIQLKKPEFKGHNFDLKTHVLEMIVMDLQTPSLVKEKGFHSFISALHPSIDAALSASAIRNELVKVYDFTKKRVKKAVINAKDPVLSAEVWISNKVESYLTVKCHFIDEKWEMKSYTLDTAQLLGEDTAENIHIQLLRISAEWEIREKIQVVIVNLGMKKVNQNSNWTYIPCFSHTLNKVIQEVFTNPDWRYLPKKCRRIVQFFHHEHEASWGHRLAQSDCLDWLSTLNMVKKIWEQWPSISQVSNYSPTSNLWLNEKERKLLENMVKVLTVVKDVIWTIGTCGYVSVSNIIPIIDKLQSSLRGLIRQDNKVALRISDICNHHFGSIRQNAWFTLSTALDPRFKSSILIDDEGEKVQTKIKDEMSKHPSGATSSEDLVLQYALEEGEENPLQYWAAKKKSKNLAMVAHKYLSVISTVIPVEQMKDQSQIISNRRKCLELDDINMMLFLNGNYKKI
- the si:ch211-152f22.4 gene encoding E3 SUMO-protein ligase ZBED1 isoform X1 encodes the protein MDKRRVRFAATNMNHFQKGQIHPYMKRVYKNQTFTKAETEISSRQFHHSVWRKTEQHHLPYRPDTGVIRGPQYPGSGDKKRVKDIQLKKPEFKGHNFDLKTHVLEMIVMDLQTPSLVKEKGFHSFISALHPSIDAALSASAIRNELVKVYDFTKKRVKKAVINAKDPVLSAEVWISNKVESYLTVKCHFIDEKWEMKSYTLDTAQLLGEDTAENIHIQLLRISAEWEIREKIQVVIVNLGMKKVNQNSNWTYIPCFSHTLNKVIQEVFTNPDWRYLPKKCRRIVQFFHHEHEASWGHRLAQSDCLDWLSTLNMVKKIWEQWPSISQVSNYSPTSNLWLNEKERKLLENMVKVLTVVKDVIWTIGTCGYVSVSNIIPIIDKLQSSLRGLIRQDNKVALRISDICNHHFGSIRQNAWFTLSTALDPRFKSSILIDDEGEKVQTKIKDEMSKHPSGATSSEDLVLQYALEEGEENPLQYWAAKKKSKNLAMVAHKYLSVISTVIPVEQMKDQSQIISNRRKCLELDDINMMLFLNGNYKKI